GAGAACCTGCGATGTTTGAGAAGGCTTATCCTAATCTAACGGTTTCACTATCAAACAACTGCCTTACATCGCAAGTATGCTTCAAATCCTAATTGCTATTCCTTACATGCGTAAGGCGAAGGGTGGCAGCACTTGTAAGCACAAGCTCAGTCAAATAGCACCGAAGGGCATAATATAACCTTAATATAGCAATTAGCagagacccaaaaaaaattttgattcgatattttcatagaagccactatttcacaaaaaaaaaaaagaatgacaaTTAAAGTACTTCATTTCCCAGGGAAAGTCTTGAGCTTTCTTATAAAAGTAAATGTTGTTACAAGTTTACTATATACGGAAGGTACTTTCTGTTTCTCCCCACCTCATTTTGATGTCCGAAGAAGCTCTTGGCAGTGCTCTTAGCTTATTTTtaaattgttttctcaatctacTAGGAGATTTAACAGAAGAACAAGCAGGGTACAAAGCAACTTCCTTCAAAACCTTCGCATTTTTCAATAAAAAACTGAGAATTTTGAATTCAGCATCACAGCCATCCACATTTTCAATACGAACAATGTTAAGATGAGACAACATGCCTGGCAATGAGAATCCTACTTCCCAATCATCTCCAACGTCTGGTGAATACGACTATATCCAAACAAAATAGCACAAACGGTATTAGACTGACAAAAAAGTAACAAAATAGCACAAACGGTATTAGACTGACAAAAAAATGGTGGAAGTATCACACTAAACATTGAAGTTGTACaaatatacaaaaatgaaatactGCCAAATAAGTACAGGTGAACACAATGCATTGAAGTTGTATCACACTAAACGTTATATACCTTGTTTGGTTCAAGTTTAATACTCTTAACATTCGGAGAGATCGTGAGTAAGTATGCTATCGAGCGCAAgctacctcttgtaaaccttgatTCAACCCTCAAAGATTGAAGATTACATAACCAAGGGAATTGACAGTTTATCGAATCCGCAGCTCTCCAGAGAACCTTGAGAAATAgtagaaaattcaatcaagtaACATTGAAGCTAAATCTTATACATGGATAGCCAAAAATACTTAAACGATTTAAGatgaaaattaaaacaaacctCGAGGAATCCAGATGATAATTCGAGTCGTTTCACCTTACGAACTGCTACGAAAAGTTGCATTATACGTATAACATACACTTCTTTTTCATGATCGGACAGTTGTTTCTTTTCAAACTCATTGTTATATAATATGTTAAGGTTCGCATCGGATATCTGACCAGAACAGTTTTGAAGATCATAGTCTTGTGTCAAGAAAGATTTACAGGTAAAGCTGATGAGATTTGGAGCAGATAACTTTATAATTTTATGCTTAAGATGATGTCCCCTATAAATATTATGCTGCTCATGATTAGTGTGTGCAAACTGCTTAAGGTTAGGCGACTCGAGACTGAGACTCCGTTTATCATCAATTATTATGTCACAATCAACTATATTCAACGTTTCAAGAAGCGGGCAGCCTGACAAGAGCCTCTTAGTAGATTCTTCGCCGTACACAGAAAGTCCTTCCAGATGCATAAACAGAAGCTGTGGTAAGCTCATTGATTCAGGAAGATTAATATGCACACATTTATTTACTATCAGTTCCAATCTTTTCAATGATGTACAATTAAGTAGTCTTGGAGGAATCTCATATGTACAACTAGATCGTTGACGGAGTTCTAAAGTTACTTCTTGAACGTTATGCTCAACGGAAACATCAATCCATCTAGAAAGACTTTTTCTTACACCTTTATTAATAGTATAGTAAAACCATCTCAACCTAAACCATTGAATGTTATAGTTGTCGCGGAGTATGATTGCGTTATTTATAAAATCTTCCACCCTCTCTGATTGTTTAACTTTAAATATACTTCTGTAACCATGTATATCGAAGTTCAGAAAAGGTAGGGACTTCCAAACATGAATCCATCTTTTCGATAAAACACAAGTTTGGACAGCATACTTTGTATCAATGAATGACATGATGTCATGAATCAGTTCATCTGGTAACATACTAATTCTATCTACTATTTTTTCTTCATCACCAAAAGAAGCTGATAACTTTCTAGATTTTACCATTGCGATATATGTTTTTCTTACTGAATCAACCAAACACTAAAAAGTAAGAATCCCTACTGTTTTCTATGAAGTTCGTTTGTTCTTCAAAAACTCTTGAAAGGTTGAAAAAAATGCCTGAGTTTTTTGCTGAGGCTGATCCAAAACCCTAGCCTCCAACTccagggttttttttttgttctctgtTGGTTGCACCTCTTTTATCTTGCGGTAAAAACTGCGGAAACACTAGGATCGCTAAAAGTAATACTACCCTTGGAAAATTTTGCTCACTAGACAGTAATTAAAAATTGTATTCGTACCATTTATGAGCTTTACCCACAACCCAAAACGCTGGAATAGCAGTGGTACGCCAAATTTTTCGGGGCCAATTTCTGAGACCCTGAACCGAACAGTGCAGCACTAAAAGCCTTTCAATACCCTAAAAACTCCAACATCCCCACCGTTGGATCACCTCTCtctcttgatatatatatatatgccctAAAAACTTGAGGCACCCTAAAAaaacagaaaatgggctatatagccaaaattgTGTGTTTCCTGGGCTAAATGGACAGTTAGGATTCAgcctgggtcaaatggacagagAAATCTTTTTAATTGAAACTAACCCAATTACCCCTCTCCAGATCTCCACCATTTCCATTCTTTCTTCTTATGCTCTCGATCTTCtgtttctccaccaccaccgtttCAGTCATGGTTGCTGTTACTTCTGTGAGATCGAGAATTGAGAGATTTGATGGGAAGAGAAGATGGTGGTCGACGTGATGGGTATGATGGCTAAGATCGACAATCAGTAATGGGTTGACTCGAATTTGGATTATGAAATTGAGAGTTGCAGTGAATGAATGAAGTTGGGGTTTGCTTCTTCGGGTaaatcagatgaagaaattgtGAATTGATAAGGGTTTCCAAAGATAGAGAGGATGAAATTAAGATGGGTTCGATCTGTGAATCCGTGATCTGAGAGCTTCCACAATTAAATTGATTCGAGACTGTGTAGTTGATGGGTTTAATGGACGATTGAgttcaagaagatgaagttgcagAAATTGATATGGGACTGAACTTAGTTACAACAATGGAAGATTGAGAAGCAGATGTGATAGAAGGAGGAGCAACAGATGCTGCTGTTGAATCTGAAACAAAATTGTAATGGTTTTGAGGTTGGATCTGTGATGGCTTGCAGTGAGGTTATGAACTTGAAATTCAGGGTTTGACTCAACAGAGGAAATGGGGGTTTGAAGCTGCTTCCGATTGAATGTAATGGTGGTGCTGAGCATTAAAAATTTTCTTCCATCAATTTCACTGGTAAGTTTCTTGATCCTATTGGTTTAACTTTTGTAAATTCCATTTTAAAAATTCATTGAATTTTGTTTGTATGTAATTAGTTTCATCTGGGTTAAGCTTGTGTAAAAtctggattgacctgaaattgcTTTTATCCattttatactaggatgaaaccagtatcatcctgttttggattgacctgaaattattttcatccatgttatactaggatgaaaccagtatcatcctgttttggattgacctgaaattattttcatccatgttatactaggatgaaaccagtatcatcctgttttggattgacctaaaattattttcatccatgttatactaggatgaaactggtttcatctagttatagtcTGTGATATAATTACGTTTTCGTCAAAATACTCAGGATGAAAACTAATTTCATATAATTTATTCATTGATATACCATTTTCGTCAGAATACTAAActagaaaccaatttcatctagttgtaaactTTCATATAGCTGTATTTTCGCCAAAtgtgcaggatgaaaccagtttcatataaCTTACATATTGATATACCTTAATTTCGTAAGAATACTCAGGATGataccaatttcatctagttgtaaactataatataattgtttttttgtcaaaatatgcaggatgaaaactaatttcatctagttatagactATGATATAATTGTATTTTCATCGGAATATgctggatgaaatcagtttcatctcgTTTTGAAGGTGCGGCTGCAGGATTGGACCGAGCTTGGTTGCAGTTGAAACTGAGACTAAGAAGATGTTGTTCTTGCTGATAAACAGATGAATTCGAGGTTGAGTTTTTGTTGCTggaagattatgatgatgaatTAAGAACAGGTTTGGTTTAGATTCAATGAAGATGGGTTTCTGATATTTGTTGTCTTGATGTTTCTATTGAACTACAGGTCTGGATTATTAAGAATCTGTATTGATGTGGCTGGCTCTTGAACATAGTGAAGATTGTGATGGAGTTGATGTAGGTTAGCTTGGGCTGTAAACTAGTGGTATTGaggttcaggtgggatttgaacTGAGTTTGTTGGTAGTGATGTCAAGAACAAGGAGTAGTAGTGGCTGCAGTTTTGTGAAGTTTCAGTGGTGGTTAAAATGGGTTTTGAGTCTGCAATGGAAATGTGATGTTGCAGGTGAACAAGAAATGTTCTGCAGCTAATGGTCTGAACGGAGTTGTAATGACTGATTATGAAGTTGAGGCTGTAAATGAATGTGCTATTGAATGCAGTGTCTAGAGCTGTGTGAGACTTGGACATAAATGGAGTAAATGGGATTCTCTGGGTTGATGGATGAAGATTGCGTATGAATTCCAGGCCAAGCATTGGAGCTGGAGCATGAAAGATGAATGTTAGGAGATATTGCAAAGATTTGAGCAGAGATTGGCAAGAAGATGCATGTACAGGCAATGGCAGGTTGTTATGATAATGCATGGATTGAGATTGTAGTTGTTGGCCAGACAAGATGATGGTGTTTACTGTGAAGCTGAACTGAGGCAATTGAAGGAAATGTGTAAATGAATGCAGCTGGTAGCTATAATAAAGAAGCTGGTGATACTGAGATAGCAGGCAAGAAGCTACAAATGGGTCTTTGGAATTGGCAGTTGTGATGATGTTGTCGCAGAATGAGAAGGTTTCAGTACAACTGCAGATGGATAATGGTTCGAGTCTGAGAACCGGTGATATAAGGTGGTGCAGAACAAggattttcttcttattcttggtGTCTAGTGGAGTTGTGGCAGCTGGAGTTACAGGGGATTGAAAATTAAATGGTTATGATGTTGTTGATTACAAGGAATGCAGTCGTGTGTGAAGATGTTGTTTACAAGAGACCAAGTTCAGTTTGAAAGACAAGCTAGAAGACTAGATTTTGGTGAAGTTTTTATGCAATCAATCAGGCAAAGGAACTGGCGCTTTTCCATGGTTCAATGGTCGCGTTTGGCAGTTAAGGGGTATTTTAGGTGATTGATatcttttggtttttattttcctgggtcaaatatcctttttggctaaatgaacagtatttttctgtttaatgtccatataaacagtatctaaacCTAGCAGTCAGTTTCACCCAGAAaatgtttgttttggtctttttgaccaattttgtgtaataaAAAACATTCTGGGTGAAATAACCAAACTGGATATTTACAAAGTATATTTCTGATTCCTatctatataaacagtatcaaaatctagaaatctatttcacccagaaattgtttgttttggtcttttttgaccaattttgtgaagaAATAAATGGAATGCGAAAAACTTACagtaccaaaaataaataaataattacacCACTTTTACACCAATGTTATTTTAACTTTTAATACTATTGCCATCCATTACGGTAAAATGGTAACTTTTCACCTATCATTGATAAAAACTAACGGGTGATGGTGTTGCTCCTGTTTTACACTTCGAATCAGGTGGTTTCACACTCAATAGTGCAACTGTTGGCCTTACTCAACCTGAGTCGGGCATTTTGCGCTTACTAAAATCGTGATCTGGTGCATGTAAATTTTTCCATATCTTATGCCTGCAGTATGATAATTGGCGTACAAATTGGTTGGATTACGAGTTTGAATGTAAATTTGGTTCGGAGGAAACTAATATGAATATCATTATGGAAAGCATGGATTAGGATAAAGAAAACTTCTATTCAGTAAAAACTCTatatattgatactccatatattaataagcTCTATATATTAATATAAAAGAGGCCAATTTGGGCCAGatataaatagtaataacctccacatttttaatattaataaaTTTTTATTGTCCCGTTATAAGaaatttacctccatatattaaaataaaataaaaatttcagCCGTAACCACATTACATTTAGTACATATTTTTTTCTAGAACGAGATGCAAACCTGAATTGCCTTCCCCCATGGATTCATTTAAAATAAGCCGTCAAGAAGTTTAAATTTCTTAACAACCTAGTACATGGAGGTCTGTGAATAATAACTTCATTGTCTACTAAATCACCGTAGGATTGTTTATCATGACCTGGCGATGAAAGTTTCAGTGCACTTTTAGCTTCTGAGGCCAGAAAAACATGTCACATCCTTACATGTTCTCATTGGTCGTAAAAATAATTGTCTTTGTCCATGATTACCAAGTAGTTGACAAAGATCTTTGCTGGGGTTAAAAAATATGCGTCAGAGCCTCGTTCAGTTAACTGTATCTCAGATTTTCCATCTTTGCTTTTAATTTCAATGCATTGCATGTGTTCAGGGCATGTGTTCAGGGCTTTTAAATTTCTTATCGACATTTTGAAGCCATTTTTTTTCATCCATGATTTTGCTTGTCTTGAAGTTTCCTAAAGATTATGTGTACGAGCCTGGTTCAGTTGACCATATCTCATATTTTTCCATCTAAACCTTTAACTTACTTGCTTTGCATGTGATTGTGGACCAATTTGCGACTCAAGTGTTCAGGGCCTTTAAGTTTCTTATCGACGTTTTGAAGCCAGTTTTTTCATCCATGCTTTTGCTTGTCTTTAAGTTCAGAGTGTTCATGGTGCGTTTGGAAATTCGTGCCGGTGTTCTTACTTCTGTTATAACAATCCTGTTTGCTACTAGTATCATGTTTAGTTAGATAAAGATTATCAGGAATCTGACCGTGATAATACTACTGCTCTCATGGATTTCGTTATCTAATCCTTTTACTACTATAACTACTACTTTGGTGGAACAACATTGATAAAAGTTAATGATGTAGCAGTTCTTGTAGTCTTATTGGTATACATGTTTTAATCTTGTGTTCTTTTGTTGAGCTTGATTAATTCTGGTTTCGGGTTTATACATATTTTTGTTTAAGGAACGAAAACCAATGCTTCTTATAAATTTTCCATGTATTTAACTTTATTATCATGATGTTTCTGAACatgtttcttaattatttgtacTTCTCGTCGTGACTTGAAAGTTTGAGGAAGGATATGTGGAATGGATGGTATATGATGACGGTTTGATACTACTTCATTCTTGGAAGAGATGTCTCGTGCAAGAGCAATGGGAATTGAAGTTACTGCCACTACATCAATAGTTACTATAATTAGGAATTAACTTATAAAAATTAAATAACTATTCCAAAGTGTGAGTTCTTTAGTTATACAAAACTAACACATCTCTACTAATTAACTAATATCAATATTTCTACCCATAACTACATGTATCCTAAAATCAACCCCATCTTTATAATTTTTTGCAATTTTATTTATAACACACTTCCACATATCTCACACTATGTTGAataactagaaaaataaaatgaatttttaAGTTTCTTAAATCTCTTGACTGGAACCGATTGATAATTCTGGAACCCTAGAATAACTTAAGTCCAAGAGCCAATGGGTGCGGGAACCAAAGTTTAGTTCCATTTTTTAACCAAAATTTTAGTCCAAGAGCCAATGGGTCCAGCGTCCACGGTCACACTCGATAGAACCAAAGCAATACTGGTGCCTGTACAAGAAAGAACAAATGATCGAAAGAACACTCCGAGCTTCCCTTTTGAAATAAATTGAAAGAAACAGACTCAATCTCGATCAATTTTGTCCTATAGTTTCGATTCCCTTATTGATATAATCCGTTTTACCATTGATTTTGTGTTATCTCTACGACCAGGGGCAATCGAAAGGTTCaatttcttctacttcttctttcgATCGTAGCTCTGGTGACATATTAATCTATCTAACCTTAATTATGGTATGTATTTCAGTCTCTATTCTGTTTTTgtttgaaatttagggtttttgattacTCTGAAGTTGGTTTAGTGCATGTTGAAATATGATTAAATTAGGTGGTTTTATGATTTGGGTTTGATTGCATTTAGTGTTCTATGGTGGATTTTTTCAATATCTCCTCAAATATGTGATTTCTTAGATTGATTAATGTCAGAGAAAGATGATGAAATTGTGGTTCTTGAGATATTTGGAAGATTTGAGTTGATCATGCAATTGTTACAGAGGGGTAAATGCTGGTTTTATCTAGAAAGGGAAACTGTTCCAGGACTCAGGAGGATAGTTAGATAACTAGGGGTATACATAAAGAATTGATTGAGTTTCCCATTAGACCATTACTGATAATTATAACTTTACCAGTACAATATGCCATAGATGTTACAAgattcttggagaagttttctCTTAGTGTCATATGATTTTATCAGTACAAGTTATTGTGCATTATTATAGATCGGGGTTTAATCCATGTAGAGTAGATGATGTGAATGTGGTGCAGCATCAAAATATTAATGTTAATAAGATATACTTAGCTGTACAACCCTGTGTAGGCACAAATTCTAGCTAGAGATGCTGAATTTAATGTTAATAAAATGTTAATGTGTGTATACGATGCTTGTTAATGTTGTATGAATCGCTTAGGAGTTCACACCCTGATATAATAGAAAGTAGCATCGCAGAAATGGGCGGATATGTGAATGTGTATTAGTCGCACTGATTTTGAGCATTTTATTTTATGTACTATTGGTTCATTTACTTGGATAGAATACTTAGACAAGGATTTGTATTATATTCTAGTGGTTCCAAGTTTTCCTGTACTAGAATAAAGACTGGAACACGTCTGATGGTGGTGATAAATTAGCAGTACTGCGTAACAAAACCAATTGCAGATGTTATCGTTAATGAAGGATATCCTGAATTGTCGAGCAATAGAGTTAGTTGAAAGTGCATTGATCAGCTTAAATTTCATTATGCATATGGCAAAAGATTTTGATAAGACTAACATATTGCTTCTCGTTTACATTTTCTGTTGAAGAGGCTTATCAGAATTCTCCTACAGGATCTTGTTGGCATTGATGTCTTCTGCAATGCGAAGAAGGTTATTGATGCTCTTCAAAGCAGGGGCGTAGCTCTGGATTTAGCTTGGTGTGCAGAGAACAAAACGAGCTTGAAGAAATCAAAGGTGCACCattatttttctaattttctgTTTGTCCTGTGATATTTATCTAGGTGAAAAGGCCATCATCTTTATATCATGCTCATTTCACTTTGACATTCTCTAGTGATTTTTCAGAAACCATAAGTATGCAATTAGATTGGATATTCTCATATCCAGGATTTTGGACGATATTCTTTGGGAAATACTGCTAAATGACTGTTGTTAGTCTAGGTCCATAGATTCTTTAAGAATCCGTTTTTACTGTTTTGTATATTCCTTCCGACCTCTGATTTAAATGGTCATTCTACACTTAAAAGTGGGGATACTGGATAGAAATGATACATCATGTTAGTTTGGTTAAGCTTAACAATGGGGCTAGTTTGATGTTAAGCTTTATTGAGGTTAGTATAGTGGCGATACCAGATACATGGCTAATTTAATCGTTCCATGGCTCCTGGGGTAAGCTTTGTCTGTTTTGTAACCTACTCCGAGTCCTTGGGATATCGGCAACTCAAACAttggaaagtttcatataaagcaGACTTCAAACTAAGTGAATAGAAacagataaaataaaaaaagactaCCTTTATGTGAATGTCAAAAATAGAGTTAACGTTAAGCAGTCGAAAGCCTACCCcatatcctgctgagatcagtaCCCTTGCCACTCTCTAACTCCGAGATCACACCCTCCGCCTCTTTCTGatattaaaaagaaaatcatGGCTCGCTGCTATGCTTGCTTAGGATTTTTTTGTTTAGAGAAGGAACAGAATGATACAACATGTTAGTTTGGTTAAGGTTAGCAATGGGGCCAGTTTGATGGTAAGCTCCTATCATTGAAGCTGGCAGTATTCTTTCTGTCCCTAGTTACTGAATTTCGTACTGATTATTGAATGTTCTAGATTTTAAAGCTCCCATTTGTCCAAAGCTTCTATTTAGTAGTCCAGTTTTGTGGTTATGTGTTATGAGACTATGTGCAGTAAGATTGATGTCTTCTGTGATGCGAAGAAGGTCATTGATGCTCTTCAAATTAGGGAGGTTCCTCTGGCTTTAGCTTGGTGTACAGAGAATAAATCCAGGTCGAAGAAATCCATTAGCAGTGGAGGCAAGTGGTAAGCTTGCTTGAGGCCGTATAGGTTCTGCACTTCTATTTGTTTCATTGTAAAATGTGGCAAGCTTGCTTGAGGTCAGCATGAGTTTTTTTCATAATTTCCTTGTTTATAGATAATGTGATACGTGATAATTTGTAAGCCACGGAGTTAAAGATGCATTTGATCTAGAAATACTGTCCAAAGGATAACAATTCTAAAACATGCTGCTGAATGTTATGTTTCAGTTTTTCTCTCACAATTTCCCAATTTCTCTTCTGACTCACTATGTGCCATGAGTGACTAAACTGCAAATCACTTTTTCGTAGGGGTTTTGGAACTGCGTGTTCGATTGACTTTTTTTTGTTCTTGGTTGTCTGTCCAAGTGATTAAATGTGTTTGTAGTTGACAAATTCGGAAGATAATCATATAATTCTTTAAACTAAGTGTTTGAATACTAATGAatatgtggtgcaatggtagcacgtcTGACTTCGATGCAGAAaatgcgtgttcgattcacgccaGGTTCACTCATTTGCATCTTTCATCAATGTTTTCTTTGTTGTGCAAATTATATAAATGTGTGAAATTGTGTGTGCAGTTTATTTGAAACGGTAGCGTGTTTCAGTAATGCAAATTATCTATGACTATAATGATTTATTGCCGATTAAATGCGCATTTTCTTGTTTAGTATGCACTTGCCTAATTTAAGACAACTATGTCATCCGATAGCATGGCAATCTGCTATTTAGATAAAAGACTTTGGTTTTTAACTAATTTGTAAGAATTTCGCAATTGTGTATAGTGAATTGACATCTATTTTGTCAATATCGTTCAAGAGATCTTGTTTGTTGTAAGTTCGATTATGGAAACCTGTCTTTACTATTCACCAGAATAATCCTCAGTTCGATTTTGAAAATCTGGTATTTATTATTTTCCAGagcaatattttttttgttgtaagtCAAAAATACATCTTCAGACGAGTGCGCTAATTTCTAATATTGAAACCTCGTTAGTTATCAATTCATTCTCGGGAACTCGGATTTTATTATCTATCAAGATGATCATTAATTCGATGTAGGTCAAAAATATACCTTTAGACGAGTGTTTAATCTTAATTGTCAAAATATCGTTCATTATCAATTCATTCTCGCAAAGTCAGCATACAATATGCcataatagggtttgtttaaggtttcaggaaATATTCTAATGGAagcttacctgtaaatggatggaatcATCGTTCAtaacaagtttctgacttatagtagtccactcacagccaggtttcgatctcggaaccaggTTATGCATACGATATGCCAGAATAGTGTTTGGTTAAGGTTTTGGTAAATATTctaatggaatcttacctgtaaatggatgta
This genomic interval from Papaver somniferum cultivar HN1 unplaced genomic scaffold, ASM357369v1 unplaced-scaffold_107, whole genome shotgun sequence contains the following:
- the LOC113327928 gene encoding putative F-box/FBD/LRR-repeat protein At1g78760, encoding MVKSRKLSASFGDEEKIVDRISMLPDELIHDIMSFIDTKYAVQTCVLSKRWIHVWKSLPFLNFDIHGYRSIFKVKQSERVEDFINNAIILRDNYNIQWFRLRWFYYTINKGVRKSLSRWIDVSVEHNVQEVTLELRQRSSCTYEIPPRLLNCTSLKRLELIVNKCVHINLPESMSLPQLLFMHLEGLSVYGEESTKRLLSGCPLLETLNIVDCDIIIDDKRSLSLESPNLKQFAHTNHEQHNIYRGHHLKHKIIKLSAPNLISFTCKSFLTQDYDLQNCSGQISDANLNILYNNEFEKKQLSDHEKEVYVIRIMQLFVAVRKVKRLELSSGFLEVLWRAADSINCQFPWLCNLQSLRVESRFTRGSLRSIAYLLTISPNVKSIKLEPNKSYSPDVGDDWEVGFSLPGMLSHLNIVRIENVDGCDAEFKILSFLLKNAKVLKEVALYPACSSVKSPSRLRKQFKNKLRALPRASSDIKMRWGETESTFRI